The nucleotide window CTATAATCAATTCAGGATTGCTGTCATCTCTGTATCCTATGTCTTTTAATGTTTCCTCTATAACATTTCTGTACTTTGTATCTCCTACAATTTTATATCTGAAAAAGCCCTGTTTGCAATAAAGATTCGCTAAATTTGCAGCATCTTTATAGCCTCTTACAAAAGAATCGGATTTTTTAAAATATTCGTATGCTTTTCTGTATTTTTCTTTTTGACTGTTTTCTTTTAAAGTTTCTTTTCCCATTTCATAATATTTTTCCGCATCTATTAAGTCAGCTTTATTTTTATTTTCAGTATATTTATCATAAGAATTTCGGTAATTTTTTTCATAATTTTTGTATGTTTCCGAAACTTGAAAATACGATTTTTCGGCTTTTCTGTATTCTTTCATTTCTTCGTATTTTTCAGCTATTTTTATAAGATTGTCAGCTTTTGTTTTGAGAGAACTTTCATAAATTCTTTCATATTTGGAAAATTTCATTTTATTCATTCGACTTAAAATCTGTGAAAAACCGTCATAATTTCCCAACTCTTCGGCTGCTTTATCATATAACCCCGAATCGAAATAATCTCTGTATTTTTTCAAGATTAATTTATTTGCTTTACTGTAGAAATCCTCCCCTTTATATTTTGAAGTAAAATCGGTAAATCCTTTTGTATAATTCCTTTCTTCGAGCATTATATAAATTTTAAATAAATTTATATTCGCATTTATTTTCTGTTCCTCATTCCCGAAATTTGAAGCCATATCGCTGTAATATTCCGTAATTTTAGAAAATTTTGATACAATCTCGTCTTTTACTTTGGAATTTACTTTTTTTATCCTGTTTTCATTTTTATCAAAATATTTTAAAGTAGTTTCAATACTTTGGATATACTGCCCTTTTTCATATTCTTTCTGTGCCTTTTCCAAATCACATGATATCACTGCTAATATCAGTAATATAAATAATATTGCTTTTTTCATTTTAATTTCACAGAATTATTCTGAATAAGTTATTGATTATTTTATATGTATTTATGTTATTTATATCTCTACAAATCATACTTCGATATCTTAATTTCAGTAAATAACTCTATTTAATTCACGTCCTTTCAATTTTTGTTTTTATTGACGACGAATTTTATCACAACTGATTTTATTTTTGAAATAGAATTTTATTAGAGATAAGTTATTTGTAGATACAGGATTTTTTCTTTTAAAACACTATATCTTCTATCGGATAAATCACAAATACAAGTATTTCCATAATTATAGTCAAAATACAAAATATTGTCTTAATTTTAACACCTGATTTTCTAAGACTGAAAATTACCATCTTTGATATAAAAATTATTATAAAAATAGTCAAGATTAAAGCTATTGTTATATATCCCGATGAAAATAAATGATATTCGTTAAACAGTGTCCAATACCATAAAAACCATGAAAATAATGCAACTATACCTGCAGAAATCAAATTTTCCCAAAATATAAACGAACTTAATTCAAATTTTATTTTTATCAGACTTCTCCATTTAAAAATTTCCCATATTAAAATTGCTGTCGTTATAATTAAAGTCATTATTTTTATATCTTCCATCATTTCCGACCTTTCTTTTTAGAAATTTGTTTTTTTAATTTTAGCATAGTTATATTATTTTTACAAAAAAATCAACCTTTAGATTTTACATCGAAAAAATGTGTCAGTGAGCATTATGAAAACATCCTTTTTATTTTCACAGCTCACGTACATTTTTGAATATGTAAAATTTAAGGTTGAAAAAGAGGGCTTAGGGGAATAATTCCCCTAAAAAGTCTTACTTCACTTCAATCAATAAACTTGTATCTTCCACATATTTTTTCTCTCTGTCCACAAAAGCTTTTCCTCTTATAGACCAAAGTCCTTTATGTGGAAAAGATAACACAAAATATCCGTTATCGTCAGTATAAGTAGACATACTTACTTTTTCATTCTGTAATTTTCCTGTAAATGTTCCCTTACCTGCATCAAGTTTTCCGTTTACATAATTTACGGAAATATCAGTATTTTTCATAGGATTTCCTTTTTTATCTACAAGACGTCCTTTAAATACGGAATTTACATTTACCATGGAAGGATTTGTGAACGGTATTATTTCATAATATCCGTCTGCTACTCTTTTTTTCCAGTCATCACCTTTGCTTCCTTCTTTTGTTATAACTGTTTTTACTATTCCGTTAAATGAATAAGAAATGCTGTCATCTACAGTCAGACCCGGAACTGCGATTATAACCCAGTCTCCTGCTCCTTTTAACTCACTGTCAATAACAAAGTCCAATGTTCTTCCCAAAGCTTTGTCAGTTTTAAGCTGTCCTTCTTTTACTTTTGCAGTCAGGTCTATTTTTTGTCCGTCATGCACTGCAAATACTTTTTCGGCTAAATGAGTTTTTTCTTTTACTTTTCCCACAGGAATAGGTTTATCTTCTCCGCCGTGATAAGGATGTCCGAAAATTACTTTAAACGGTACTGATGATTTACCTGTTACATTTAAAGTATCAGTGTAAATAAACTGATTATGTGCGTACAAATTCACTGTTGCTGCAGTTAATACAGCTAAAACTCCTAAAAATTTCTTCATTGAAATTACCTCCTGTTTTTTGTTTTTTATATATTAATAATTAATATAACGTATCAAACCCCGGTTATTTCTGTGTCATTTTTTCTTTCCATTCTCCAAGATAATCGGCTTTCTGAACATTCTCTTCCCATTTGCTCATTTCACTTTCTTCGAGTTTAGGACCTTTTTTTGATGTAACATGTCCCGGTCCTCCGTTAAATATAACTTCATATTTTGCAGCAAGAGGTTTTATAATAGTCATCGAGCTTTTATCATCAAACTTCCCTTTAAATATAATAAGTTTTCCTTCATAAGTATCTTCAGGTCCGTTATAAGCTTTGTCTTTAACGATTATCAGCTCCATTCCGTCAGCTTTTTCACCGTTGGAAAATCCCGCCTCTATATATATCGTCCCGTCTTTATTGTCATCTACTGACAAAAGCGGAGCATGTGCAAAAATCACACTTGATATTAAAAATAAACATATTAACATAATTTTTTTCATTATTCTCACCGTTCCTTTTCCGATTTTTTATTTTAATGCTTTAGCCAATTTATCCAGATTTTCTTTCATTCCTTTTAAATATCCGTCAGGATCCATTTTTTCGTTCAATTCTCTCGGAATATTGAAAGTATCCAAAACTATGAACTTTCCGCCTTTTTTTTCTATTTCGGAAATAACTTCTTTTTTCAGCCATTTATCCGAAACTATTATTTTGGAACCGCTTTCTTTCATTATTTCATCAATATTTTCAGAGGTCATCTGACTGAACTCCACATGATTGGCAAAAATATTCAGTTCATTAAAAAGATAATCCAAATTTTCAGTTAAAGCTGTTACAGATAAAGATTTTGCGTTCAATGTTTCTCTCAGATAATTATTTTCCAAGTCTTTCAATTCTTCGGTAAACTTTTTCAAATTAGTTGTAATAACTTTTTCATTTTTCGGGAACAGTCTTGTCAAGTCGGCAGCTATTATATCAGCCATTTTTATGGTGTTCTGAAGACTCATCCAAACATAAGGATTTCTTTCTCCGTTTTTATAATTCAACAATGACAATGCCGAATAATCATCTCCCGAAAAGGAATAACTTGCATCAATCTCGATTATTTTTATATTCTGTCTTCTCGTATATTCGTACAGATAGTCATTTTCCCATACTTTTGCCACATCTATTACAGCCACTGCATTTTTAGCAACCGTTAAATCAAGATCTTTATTATCAAAAGCGGATTTTCCGTAATCCATGGAAACATCCGAATCAAATATCGAATACACTTCTATATCGGTATTTTTCGTTATATTTTGAGCTATGGAATAAACCGACTGAATAGAAGTCAAAACTTTTTCTTTTCCGTATAAAATATTGACTGTCAATAAAATCATTAAAATTATTGTTTTTTTCAATGTTTTCTCCTTTCAATTCAAAGACTTAATCTCCTTCGCTGAATTTTCTGCTTATATTTTTTATAATCATCGTTATGAAAAATATACACGATGCAGTCAAAATTATCGCTCCGCCTGAAGGTATGGAAATATTAAAATGTAACGGTACCAAAACTCCCAACACGCAGCTTATCAGCGAAAAAAAGATACTGTAAAAAAAGAAACTTTTCATCGACTTTGATAAATTTTTTGCCGAAGCTGCCGGAATCAGCAGCAATGCTTCTACAAGAGCCGCTCCTATTATTTTTACGGATACTATCGTTACCACTGTTATAACAATAATAAATATATATTCAGTAAGTTTTACATTTACTCCTTTTACCGTAGCAATATTGACATTAAAGCTCGAAAGCAGCATCTGATTAAACAGAGGTATCAATACTATTCCTAAAATCAGCATCGTAACAATCAGAACTTTTATATCGAAATCACTGACAGTCAGTATCGATCCGAACATAACATTTTCAAGCATATGAGAGTTCGCTTTTGAAGAAACGAATATAAGAAGAGAGCCTCCCAACGCTATGGATATTGACAAAAATATTCCGATAAGAGTGTCTGTCGACATTTTTGTTCTGTTTTTTGTATAATTTATTAAAAGTCCGAATAGTATACAATAAGTAAACAGCATTACATAAGGGGCGTTATAAGGCTCTCCTACGAGCACTCCTAGAGCAATCCCCGTAAGTGCCGCATGTCCTATCGCTTCTGAAAAAAATGCCATTTTTTTAGTTACTACCATTGTGCCTATTCCGCCTAAAATCGTCCCGATAAACAAAGTACATATAAGCGAATTTATTACAAAAGCATATTTAAAATAATCGGGTAAAATTTGACGATTTACCATATCTATAAAAAAATTTCTTATCAGTTCAAGCATTTTTCCTGCTTTCCTCCGTTTCTGTAAAACTGTTTAGATATTTATGAAAACACAGTAAGTATTTTTTCTTCATCCAGAACTTTTTTCGGATCACCCGAAAACTGTATTTCTTTTTTGATACACGTTACCGTATCCGCCATTTCTATTACCTGCTTCAAATTATGATGTATCCACAAAATAGTTACACCTTTATTTTTCAAGTCTTTTATTACACTTTTAAAATATTCTTCTCCCAATTTGTCTATTCCCGTAAAAGGCTCGTCCAATATGAGCAGATCAGGTTCGGGATGTATCGCCTGAGCCAGTAAAAGTCTTTGTTTTTCCCCTCCCGACAGGTTTCCTACAAGCCTTGTCCTTTTTTCGTACATTCCTATTTTTTTCAGCAAATCATCTATCGTTTTTTTATATTTTCGGGAAATACCTAAAAAACAGGGCTTTTTCTGATAAATTATAGACAGAAAATTTTCCACTGTTATAGGAAGTGTTCTTTCAAAATCCAGAAATTGAGGAACATAACCTATTTTTTTTGTTTTTTCGTAAGATATAAATATTTCTCCTTCATACGGTACCTGTCCTAAAATACTTCTCAAAAGCGAAGTCTTTCCGCCTCCGTTAGGTCCTACAAGACAGTGTATTTTTCCCGGCTCCACAGTCAGATTTATATTTTTTAAAATTTTTGTATTTGACAAAGTCAGTGTCAAGTTTTTAATTTCTATTAATATGCCTGACATATTATTTCCCTTTCGCTTTGGCAACTTCAAGCATTGCATTAGTTAAAGAATCCAAATTATACTGCATAAATTTTTCAAAGCTGTCTTTTGTATACGGACCGCTGCTCATATGAGAAAGACTTTTTATTCTTACTCCTGTAGCCTTCTGAATTGTTGTGGAATATTTATTCTGTACCTGTGCATCTACAAAAAGAACATCTATTTTATCCCTTTTCATAATGTCTATCATTGCTTTTATGTCCGAAGCACTCGGTTCTACACCGTGAGCAGGCTCTATTACGGCTCTTACTTTCAATCCGAACTCTGATAATAAGTAGTCATAACCTGCGTGAGAAGTCGCTATCCTCATATCAAGATTTTTTAAGTGGCTTACTTTTTTGATAGCTGCCGCTTTAAGATTTCTCAATCTTTGAGCATAAGCCTGTGCATTTTTATTATAATAATCTTTATTTGCAGGATCTATTTGTCCCAATTCCTTCGCAATAGTATAAACCTGCTGGATAGAAGTCGTTATCGAAATAAAAGTATGCGGATTTACAATTTTTGTCTTTCCTCTCATCCCCGAAACGGACATTAAAGAAACTCCTTTGTTTGCATTTATTATTTTTACTTTTCCGTTCATTTTTGCAGCTTTAACTATATCGTATACAAATTCGTCATGTCCTACACCGTTTACAACAAGTATATTTAATGTCGACATCTTTTTAATATCTTCAGGTCTCGGTCTGTAACTGTGAGAATCGTATAAATCTCCTCTAATTACAGGAATAACTTCCATTTTATCTCCGACTATATTGGAGACATAGCTGTAATAAGGCTGTAGCGTTACACCCACTTTCATTTTTCCGTAAGAAATCACACTCATAAAAATCATCGAAATTACTAATAAAACTTTTTTCATTAATTATCACCTTTCCCTTCAAATTTCTGTCTTTCGTTTTCTCCTGTATAAGGAACTATCTCTTTCCATCCAGGAAAATTTTCATCAATGGCAAATTCCACTTCATCTTTATGTATATGAGTTTTTATAAATAAAATCTTCGTATTTTCCTTGTTTTCATTATCTACAGCTACCAGAAAATTTCCACTTGTCATAACATTTTCACAAAGACCGACATAATATGTCTTTTTATTTTTATCTATTCTTTCCCAAGTGAGTTTCCCTCTTTCCTCCCACGTTATATCTTTTGTAAAAGGAGGCATCAGTTCATCTTCCAGTTGTTTTATGGTCGGTAATTCTTCATCTTTACCTTTCATTTTTATTTCACTTACAAAGTTTATCAAATCGGCATAAATACTTTCTTCAATATTTGAAAAGTCCGAATAGGAACTCACTTCATTTTCTTTTATTTTCTGTTTCGGTGCTTCTGTTTTTCGGAGTTTAATGAGTAAAGCCGCTGTTAAAATCAGTAATACAACTGTTATTATCAAAATAACATTTTCTTTCTTTGAGCTTGCAGGCTTCAGTTTTTCTGTGACTATTTTAATCACCTCTTTATACTTGTCTATAATATTTTTTTATTTATTCATATATTCATATTTATTTGATTATCAAAATAAATTGTTTTGAGTCACTAAATAATTATACCATAAATATTTTATGTGTCAAGAAAAATTGCTATATACCCTTATTTAAAGGTCTACAGCAAGTTTTTCTTTTATAATTTTTCCTTTTTCCATAACGATTATTCTGTCGGACATTTTTGAAATAACTCTCATATCATGACTTATATAAAGTAAAGAAATATTATTTTCTTTTATATGCCGGTTTATTTTATCCAGTATTTTTTCCTGATTTATCGCATCAAGAGAAGTCGTCGGCTCATCAGCTATGAGTATATCGGCTTTTCCAAGCAGCGATAAAGCGATCCCTATTCTCTGTTTCATTCCTCCCGAAAACTGATACGGATAATCTTTAATTCTTTTTTCGGCAGCACTTATATTCAAGTCTTCCAAAATTTTCACAGATTTTTTATATGCTTCCTTTTTTGATATTTTTTCTTTAAATATTAAAGTTTCCGTTATCTGATCACATATTTTCCTGTAAGGATTGAGAATATTCATAGAATCCTGTAAAATCATATTTATTTTTTCCGAAGTAAATTTTCTCATATTTTTTCTGTCAAATTTAAGCAAATCTGTTTTTCCTTTGTATAAAATCTCTCCTGTTATTTCAAAATTATTTTTAGGAAGAAGTCCTGTTAAAGACAACATCAACACACTTTTTCCCGTTCCCGAATCTCCGATAACTCCAAGCCTTTCCCCTTTTTTCAAAGTAAAAGAAATATTGTCCAGAATTTTATTATTTTTATTTTCGTTTACAGTGCTTACAACGAGATTTTTCACTTCCAAAATTATATTATCAGTCATATATAGTCCCCTGTTTTATATTATTTATTTCTCTATCGTCAAACAGCCTGTTGGATACAAATGCTATAAGAAATATCCCTAAAGACGGCCATAACAGCATCATCGGATAATCAAAAAGATATATTCTGTATTGATACAGCATCGTTCCCCAATCGGGATTATTTATATCCGATCCGAGGCCTATAAAAGTAAGCGAGGCATATTGCAGTGAAATCCCGCTCATATTGTTTCCCAGGGAAGTAAATACGGGTTTTACTATATTCGGTAAAATATGCCTGAAAATTATTCTGCCGTTTCCTGCACCGAGCATTCTTGAAGCGACAACAAATTCTTTTTTCTTTATTTCCTGAACAAGCTTTTTCGTCTGATTGTAATATCCTCCTATACTTCCTATACCTATGGAAAGCCCCGCATTTAAAGGGGTCAGACCGAACTGAGAAGTTATTACAAGAGCCAGAATAAAAGTCGGTATTATCATAAATAAATCTATTAGAAAATCGGGAATTACATTTAACGGGGAATCGGTGTATCCTGTTATCATTCCCGCAAAAATCCCCGTTACAAATGAAAATGACGAAGCAATGACGATAACTTCAAGAGTTCTCATTCCTCCTTTTAATAAAAGAGAGTAAATATCCCTTCCGAGAAAATCAGTTCCTAAAATATGTTTTCCCGACATTTTCAGAAATTTTTCGTTTAAATTGATAATACCTGTATCATATACAGGAAATAAACGGAAAATTATAATAATTAAAATTAAAGCAGATAAATATACAATATATTTTTTAGAAATTTTTTTCAAAATATACCTCATTCTTTTATATCCAAATATTTCAATATAATATTAAAAAATATTTTTACCGCAATCATCCAGATAACTACTATTAATATATACGATTGAATCACATTATAATCACGATATTTTATACTTTCTACGAGAAATGTACTTATTCCGGGAATTATAAATATAACTTCAAGAACAGCCGTTCCGCCTATCACCCACGAAAACTCCGATATTACAGCCGATATAAGTCCGTAAATTACCGGTCTTGCAGCATGTCTGAATAAAACATATTTCTCTGAAAATCCTCTGCTTATTGCAGCAAGTATATATGTTTTCGTCATCTGTTCCCTAAAATGTATTCTCACTATTCTCGAAAATTTTCCCATAAGATAAAGAGATATTATAAATATCGAAAGAAAGAAATTCGACAAATCTTTATTAAAGAAAAATGTTGTCAGCTTCCATTTTATCGAGAAGAAATATATTATGATTATCGCCAATATAAATGACGGTACTGTTTGCGACATCAAAGACAATCCTTTTGTAAATCTGTCAAAAAATCCGTTTCTTTTCAAACTTGAAAAATAACCTAAAAAAAATGATAAAAAAGCCGAAATCAAAACTCCGCCTAATCCTATTCCCAATGAATAAGGCAGTCTTGCAAGCATTTCGATTTTTATATCATTTTTTGTTATAAGGGAAGTTCCCCAATTAAATTTTATGAAATTTCCTATCCATTTCAAATACTGCTCAACAAGGGGTCTGTCGAGTCCCCATTCAGCCCTGAGATTTTTAAGATTTTCAGCAGTTACGGGAACTCCTGTAGATCTCAAATAAGTTTCTTCAGGGGATGAAGGAAGCAGTCTTATAAAGAAAAACACAATAATCGATATTACGAATAATAAACATAATATTTTGACTGTTTCTTTCAATAATTGAGTATACTTCATACTGCTTCCTCCCTGTTATATCTATTTAACCGTTAAATCAGCTCTTACTATATAATAATCCGCTCCCCAGACTTCATAATCCTTAACTTTATCAGACAATCCCACATACCATATCGGATCTACAAGGAAAAGAACAGGTCTGTCTTTTTTCAATATATTCTGTGCTTCCACAGCCAATTTTATCATTTCCTGCTGATCTCCTGTAGCATCTAATTTTTTCATAACATCTTCAAATTCTTTTGAAGCATATCCTGTGTAATTGTTACTTGCTTTAGGTCTGAAAAATTGATTTAAAGAGAATGTAGGCACTCCTGTAGATGCAGTATGTTGTGCATATAGCATTATATCAAATTTTTTACTTGCTCCCACTTCTCCTATATTTTCGGAAATTTCAGTTTTTGCATCAATTCCCATTTTTTTCAACTGTGAACTCATAACTTGCATAAGAGTTACCAAATCAGGTCTTTGAGGATAAGTTACCAATGTAAGGGAAAGAGGTTTTCCGTCTTTTTCTCTTATTCCCTGAGCATTAAGTTTCCATCCTGCTTCGTCCAACAAACTTGCAGCTTTATTTACATCACTTGACACATCCGCTTTTCCTGCGAAAGGGAAATATCCCGCAAAGAATCCTGTAGGTTTTTTACCTCCGTGCAAAGAAGCTATAAGTTCATCTCTGTTTATAGCCAAATCCAATGCTTCTCTCACTTTTACATCACTTAACGCTTTATTTGTCATGTTTACAAAAGCGAAGTACTGATATCCTACTTCCATCGGTTTCAATATATGCCCTGATTTTTGAAGAGATTCTGCAAATTCCGAAGGAATCGACACTGCAATATCAAGTTCGTTACTTTCAAATGCCAATTTTAAAGCATTAGGGTCTTTAAATTCTTTTACTGTTACATTCGGTCTTTTTTCCGCATCAGGGAAATATTTGTTAGGTACTAATTTTACTTCCGTATTCGGAGTAAGACTTTCTACAGCAAAAGGTCCTGTAAATATAAATTCACCTTTATCATTTACTTTGTAAATAACATTAGTCCATTCAGCCAAAACAGCTTTCATAATTTTTGTAGGTTTTTCGGATTTTATATTAACCGTAAATTCGTCAACAGGACTAAATTTCAATGCTCCTGCAGTTCCTCTTGCTATTGCATTTTTTTCGTTTGTTCTGTTTAACCCCTCAGAAACAGCTTTTGCATCAACTTTTGTTCCGTCTGAAAATAAAATATCATTTTTTAATTTTACTTCCCATTCATTGTCACTTTTTTGACTGATAGACTCTACAAGACGAGTATCAAGTTCACCTTTTTTATTTACAAAATAAAGGTTTTCCGATATTCCGTGAGATGTCAACGCCCATCCGGTACCTCCGTCTCCCGGATCCAGTCCTGACACAACATATCCCTGTCCGACATTTACAGTCTTAACTGTTTTAGGCTCTGAAGCTCCTTTTTTATCGCCCTCGTCTTTTCCTTTAGAACATGATATAAAAACAAGCAAAACTGCCATCATCATTAAAAGTATTTTGTTCATTTTCAATTTTAAACTCGGAGCATTTGCTCCCGAATAATTTTCCTTTTTCATTATTCCTCCTAAAATTATTTTATATTAATCCGAAAAAATCGGCTATAAGAGCCGATTCAATATACAAATATTTCATATCAAAATAAAAATCTTTAAAAGACATCCCCTAAAAATACCTATGACTTCTTTCAAAAGTTCTTTTATTCTGAATTATAATAATTTCAGTATATTGAATTTCTCCTTCCAAAAAATTCGAATATATAATTCAGGCAAGTCTTCTGACTAACTTCATCCTACTCACACCCTTCCCGAAATTTATTTCAGTGGATATTTGCTTTCGTCCGTTTCACAGCAGTGGCGGCTGTATCGGATTTTAACCGATTTCCTTATTAAGTAAAAAACACCTGAACCTTTGAATTATATTATACATTAATATTTTCTTTTGTCAATAGAAAAAACGGGAGTTTTTCTATGACTCCCGTATTCTCAATATTTATATTCTTTTTATTAATTTTACAAATATAAAACTCTATCTTAAAATTTCCTACTCTCCTGTCAAACTTCCTTTGTTTAGTTTTTTAAATCTTGAGAAGAAGAATGTTAAACCAAATGCTAATCCAAATGCAGCCAGTGAAGCGATCCAAAACGACCCTCTATTTTTGGATATTGACAAAAATGCTAAAGCTAGTCCTCCTACACCTATTCCTGCCGCTAAAACATTAAAAGCAGTACATATTACAGCTCCTACTGCAGAACCTATTAATGATGCATAAAAAGGATACATATATTTTAAGTTAGCACCAAACATTGCAGGTTCTGTAATTCCAAACCATGCCGAAACAGTCGCAGATAATGAAACAGATTCCTGTTTTTTATCTTTTTTATATAGAAAATAAGTTGCAAGTACAGCTCCTGATTGAGCTATATTTGATATAGCTATTAACGGCCATATAAATGTTCCACCCTGTGTACCTGACAATTGCAAATCCACAGCTATAAATGTATGATGCAATCCTGTTATTACTAAAGGTGCGTAAGTTGTTCCAAATATCAATGCTCCTATATATCTTAATCCCGGTGTTTTAAACAAGAATTGGAATAAATTTGTTAACCATTCTCCTAATGTTCTTGCTGCAGGTCCTATAAATAATATTGTTAAAAATCCTGTTATTACTAAAGTAGCAAAAGGAACCCAAACTAATTTTAATACTTCAGGAGTTCTTTTATCAATAAATTTTTGAATATAACACATTGCTATTCCTGCAAACATTGCAGGTAAAACTTGTGCCTGATATCCTATCATCATTATTTTGGCAAACCCTAAATTCAATATATATTTTCCTGCCTCAATTCCGAAAGGATCTTTTCCCATAGGATTTTGAGCATCTTTAAATAAATGAGCATATTTTGCAGAACCGTTAATTATAATATCTTTTAAATGTACTCCTGCATCCGACAATTCTCTACTTGAAGAAATATTTCCGTAAACATAAGCATTTAACATAACTCCTGCTACCAACATAAGTCCTAATACAATTCCCAAAGCTTCATTTCCTTTGAATTTTTTAACTGTAGACCATGTTACCAATACAGGCAACATACCAAATACTGATCCTCCTATCCAATCAGTATAAAGCTTTAAATTAGCTGCTAAAGGATAAATATCCACTAAAGATTTTCCACCTAAAGATTTCATACCTTGAGATAAAAAGTTTCCAAATCCAAGCATTAACCCTCCTGCAACTAACGCAGGTATTAACGGAACGAATATTTCAGCCAAATGTGCAACCATTCTTTGTAAGAAAGGCTGTTTAGTCATTGCAGCTTTCTTAACATCTTCTTTAGATCCCGATTCAATTCCCGACACCCCGATAAAATCTTTATAGAAGTTTCCTACATCGTTTCCGATAATAACTTGAAACTGACCGGCATTTGTAAATGTTCCTTTTACAGAATCCAATTTCTGAATATCCTTAGGACTTGCTTTTGCATC belongs to Pseudoleptotrichia goodfellowii and includes:
- a CDS encoding DUF4198 domain-containing protein, translating into MKKFLGVLAVLTAATVNLYAHNQFIYTDTLNVTGKSSVPFKVIFGHPYHGGEDKPIPVGKVKEKTHLAEKVFAVHDGQKIDLTAKVKEGQLKTDKALGRTLDFVIDSELKGAGDWVIIAVPGLTVDDSISYSFNGIVKTVITKEGSKGDDWKKRVADGYYEIIPFTNPSMVNVNSVFKGRLVDKKGNPMKNTDISVNYVNGKLDAGKGTFTGKLQNEKVSMSTYTDDNGYFVLSFPHKGLWSIRGKAFVDREKKYVEDTSLLIEVK
- a CDS encoding metal ABC transporter solute-binding protein, Zn/Mn family, encoding MKKTIILMILLTVNILYGKEKVLTSIQSVYSIAQNITKNTDIEVYSIFDSDVSMDYGKSAFDNKDLDLTVAKNAVAVIDVAKVWENDYLYEYTRRQNIKIIEIDASYSFSGDDYSALSLLNYKNGERNPYVWMSLQNTIKMADIIAADLTRLFPKNEKVITTNLKKFTEELKDLENNYLRETLNAKSLSVTALTENLDYLFNELNIFANHVEFSQMTSENIDEIMKESGSKIIVSDKWLKKEVISEIEKKGGKFIVLDTFNIPRELNEKMDPDGYLKGMKENLDKLAKALK
- a CDS encoding metal ABC transporter permease, with amino-acid sequence MLELIRNFFIDMVNRQILPDYFKYAFVINSLICTLFIGTILGGIGTMVVTKKMAFFSEAIGHAALTGIALGVLVGEPYNAPYVMLFTYCILFGLLINYTKNRTKMSTDTLIGIFLSISIALGGSLLIFVSSKANSHMLENVMFGSILTVSDFDIKVLIVTMLILGIVLIPLFNQMLLSSFNVNIATVKGVNVKLTEYIFIIVITVVTIVSVKIIGAALVEALLLIPAASAKNLSKSMKSFFFYSIFFSLISCVLGVLVPLHFNISIPSGGAIILTASCIFFITMIIKNISRKFSEGD
- a CDS encoding metal ABC transporter ATP-binding protein; translation: MSGILIEIKNLTLTLSNTKILKNINLTVEPGKIHCLVGPNGGGKTSLLRSILGQVPYEGEIFISYEKTKKIGYVPQFLDFERTLPITVENFLSIIYQKKPCFLGISRKYKKTIDDLLKKIGMYEKRTRLVGNLSGGEKQRLLLAQAIHPEPDLLILDEPFTGIDKLGEEYFKSVIKDLKNKGVTILWIHHNLKQVIEMADTVTCIKKEIQFSGDPKKVLDEEKILTVFS
- a CDS encoding metal ABC transporter solute-binding protein, Zn/Mn family, with protein sequence MKKVLLVISMIFMSVISYGKMKVGVTLQPYYSYVSNIVGDKMEVIPVIRGDLYDSHSYRPRPEDIKKMSTLNILVVNGVGHDEFVYDIVKAAKMNGKVKIINANKGVSLMSVSGMRGKTKIVNPHTFISITTSIQQVYTIAKELGQIDPANKDYYNKNAQAYAQRLRNLKAAAIKKVSHLKNLDMRIATSHAGYDYLLSEFGLKVRAVIEPAHGVEPSASDIKAMIDIMKRDKIDVLFVDAQVQNKYSTTIQKATGVRIKSLSHMSSGPYTKDSFEKFMQYNLDSLTNAMLEVAKAKGK
- a CDS encoding DUF6162 family protein, which translates into the protein MIKIVTEKLKPASSKKENVILIITVVLLILTAALLIKLRKTEAPKQKIKENEVSSYSDFSNIEESIYADLINFVSEIKMKGKDEELPTIKQLEDELMPPFTKDITWEERGKLTWERIDKNKKTYYVGLCENVMTSGNFLVAVDNENKENTKILFIKTHIHKDEVEFAIDENFPGWKEIVPYTGENERQKFEGKGDN
- a CDS encoding ABC transporter ATP-binding protein yields the protein MTDNIILEVKNLVVSTVNENKNNKILDNISFTLKKGERLGVIGDSGTGKSVLMLSLTGLLPKNNFEITGEILYKGKTDLLKFDRKNMRKFTSEKINMILQDSMNILNPYRKICDQITETLIFKEKISKKEAYKKSVKILEDLNISAAEKRIKDYPYQFSGGMKQRIGIALSLLGKADILIADEPTTSLDAINQEKILDKINRHIKENNISLLYISHDMRVISKMSDRIIVMEKGKIIKEKLAVDL
- a CDS encoding ABC transporter permease — its product is MSGKHILGTDFLGRDIYSLLLKGGMRTLEVIVIASSFSFVTGIFAGMITGYTDSPLNVIPDFLIDLFMIIPTFILALVITSQFGLTPLNAGLSIGIGSIGGYYNQTKKLVQEIKKKEFVVASRMLGAGNGRIIFRHILPNIVKPVFTSLGNNMSGISLQYASLTFIGLGSDINNPDWGTMLYQYRIYLFDYPMMLLWPSLGIFLIAFVSNRLFDDREINNIKQGTIYD